From Hermetia illucens chromosome 6, iHerIll2.2.curated.20191125, whole genome shotgun sequence, one genomic window encodes:
- the LOC119659279 gene encoding organic cation transporter protein-like: protein MIEIDDVLEKCGDFHRYQIILLAFFCFINLLSSMHYYSQTIISFVPEHFCYDPQFENFTIYDTKEYYNVHGSSACTLRTYEGLSENITFQPCTNWIYNLDYGYQSMTSELNWVCQWAWKSTLGQSMFFIGSVLGTLVFGIYADKIGRLPILILSNLTAFVGNTATIFATSVPAFAICRFVSGLATDSNFVMMYILVMEYIRPSMRTIGLSICIGVFYCLGSAITPWIAVYCGTWKLFLLVTALPLLTVPLFYFVLPESAQWLITQKKYEKAVECLRAVARVNGKTVDEQVYEEFKAKCIQSMEAQSKAENMMGLFRTPRLRRNTLILFFKSMVITLCYDAISRNVEGLGITPFTMFSLSATAIFPACIVLILLQDKIGRKAMASASLLVSGIFTSATGIILVYRSADAGPVLVASLAIIGRFGVTVAYNSAAQFATELIPTSVRGQGVAAVHVAGYAFTFFSSYILFLSTIFKPLPSLILGMLSLMGAGLCLFLPETLNRTLPCTLADGEQFGRGEPVLFFSCFEKGKTTSTTSLKDT from the exons TTGCTATGATccacaatttgaaaattttacaatATATGACACCAAAGAGTATTACAATGTCCATGGAAGTTCGGCATGCACACTGAGGACATACGAAGGCCTTTCCGAAAATATTACATTTCAACCTTGCACCAATTGGATCTACAACCTGGACTATGGATATCAAAGTATGACAAGTGAG ctAAACTGGGTATGTCAGTGGGCCTGGAAGTCAACATTGGGACAATCCATGTTTTTTATTGGTTCCGTTCTAGGAACACTCGTATTCGGAATATACGCCGACAAAATTG GAAGGCTGCCTATTTTGATTCTATCGAACCTCACGGCGTTCGTTGGTAATACGGCGACAATATTTGCAACGAGTGTTCCGGCGTTTGCAATATGCCGATTTGTATCGGGATTAGCGACGGATAGTAACTTCGTGATGATGTATATATTAG TCATGGAATACATTCGACCCTCAATGCGTACCATCGGCCTCAGCATTTGCATTGGAGTCTTCTACTGTCTCGGTTCGGCCATCACACCCTGGATAGCAGTTTACTGTGGAACTTGGAAATTGTTCCTTCTAGTCACAGCTCTCCCACTGCTCACAGTTCCGCTCTTCTACTTCGTCCTGCCGGAAAGTGCTCAGTGGCTTATTACACAGAAAAAGTACGAGAAAGCTGTGGAGTGCCTGCGAGCAGTCGCCAGAGTTAATGGCAAAACAGTAGACGAACAAGTTTACGAGGAATTTAAAGCGAAATGCATACAAAGCATGGAAGCTCAGAGTAAAGCGGAGAATATGATGGGATTATTCAGGACGCCCAGATTAAGACGAAATACGCTGATATTGTTCTTTAAATC GATGGTTATAACACTGTGCTATGATGCGATTTCCAGAAACGTAGAAGGTCTCGGGATCACCCCTTtcaccatgttttcgctcaGTGCCACAGCCATCTTTCCAGCTTGCATCGTCCTCATATTACTCCAAGACAAAATAGGACGAAAGGCAATGGCTTCAGCTTCGCTTCTCGTAAGCGGCATTTTCACCTCGGCCAcaggaattatcctagtttatcGTAGTGCTGATGCTG GTCCAGTATTGGTTGCATCCTTGGCAATAATTGGTCGCTTCGGGGTGACGGTTGCATACAACTCAGCGGCTCAATTTGCCACTGAACTCATCCCAACAAGTGTGCGAGGGCAAGGCGTTGCTGCCGTCCATGTCGCCGGATACGCTTTCACTTTCTTCAGTTCATACATACTTTTCCTATCGACGATTTTCAAACCATTACCATCTTTAATTTTGGGGATGTTGTCATTGATGGGAGCCGGTTTGTGTTTGTTTTTGCCTGAGACGTTAAATAG GACACTTCCATGCACTTTAGCAGATGGTGAACAGTTTGGGCGCGGCGAACCAGTATTGTTCTTCTCCTGTTTTGAAAAGGGGAAAACCACGTCGACAACGTCACTGAAAGATAcctaa